The following proteins come from a genomic window of Mucinivorans hirudinis:
- a CDS encoding Integrase has translation MSREKGKLTTADYLPIAEFNRLVEGLHADGLYMWELYCRLSFCTALRASDVLTLTWEDILDREFLDKTERKTQKGRRITFNPSVQQKIKELYQLQGEPNKKGSPFLNPKTKSAYSLEYINRLLKGFKVRYRLPIKAFSTHTFRKTFGRYVYESNGRSAESLILLNSIFRHSSIDITKVYIGLRQAEIDKVFNSIKF, from the coding sequence ATGAGCAGAGAAAAAGGAAAACTAACAACGGCGGACTATCTGCCAATTGCGGAGTTTAATCGGTTGGTGGAGGGGCTGCACGCCGACGGGCTGTATATGTGGGAGCTCTATTGCAGGTTGTCGTTCTGCACGGCTCTGAGGGCTTCGGATGTGCTGACGCTCACGTGGGAAGATATTCTCGACCGGGAGTTTCTCGACAAAACCGAGCGGAAAACGCAAAAAGGACGGCGGATCACATTCAACCCCTCAGTCCAGCAGAAAATCAAAGAGTTATACCAGTTGCAAGGCGAACCCAACAAAAAAGGTTCGCCTTTTTTAAACCCCAAAACTAAATCAGCCTATTCTTTAGAGTACATCAACCGATTGCTCAAAGGGTTCAAGGTGCGTTACCGACTACCTATCAAGGCATTCTCGACCCACACTTTTCGCAAGACATTCGGGCGGTATGTCTACGAGAGCAACGGACGAAGTGCCGAGTCGCTGATATTGCTTAACTCGATATTCAGGCACTCAAGCATTGATATTACAAAGGTCTACATCGGACTGCGACAAGCCGAAATAGACAAAGTTTTTAACTCGATAAAATTCTAA
- a CDS encoding Phage antirepressor protein encodes MKNLQIFNYNDTPVSFQIGEGELMVNATEMAKPFRKRASNWLSTQQAKELICSLSAKTGIPATGLVVVNQGGSNQGTWMHEDLALLFAQWLSPDFYLWCNDRIKELFRFGLTATDEMLDKARTDPGFVAFVIDELKMSRLKTIELEAKHEQLVQQIEENAPKIAFYEQLKTTQESFEKRRNYPVSNMARTLGLKADELNRLLMQRGIIGKLDGSWYLMPKYENQGLAFEKETMSKRYNEETDKMELMPTKYLVWTAKGRDLIFSLFEKQ; translated from the coding sequence ATGAAAAATTTACAGATATTCAACTACAACGACACCCCGGTTTCGTTCCAGATTGGCGAAGGGGAGTTGATGGTGAATGCCACAGAGATGGCGAAGCCTTTCAGGAAGAGAGCAAGTAACTGGTTGTCTACTCAACAAGCAAAGGAGTTAATATGCTCATTATCAGCCAAGACTGGAATCCCAGCAACGGGCTTAGTTGTTGTAAATCAGGGAGGTAGCAATCAAGGTACTTGGATGCATGAAGATCTTGCCTTACTATTTGCCCAATGGTTGTCTCCGGATTTCTATCTGTGGTGTAACGACCGTATCAAAGAGCTGTTTCGCTTTGGATTGACCGCAACAGATGAGATGCTCGACAAGGCGAGAACCGATCCCGGCTTTGTAGCCTTTGTCATTGATGAACTAAAAATGAGCCGCCTAAAAACCATAGAGCTTGAAGCCAAACACGAGCAACTTGTCCAGCAAATCGAGGAGAATGCTCCAAAGATTGCATTTTACGAGCAACTTAAAACGACCCAAGAGTCCTTCGAGAAACGGAGAAACTACCCAGTCTCTAACATGGCTCGCACGTTAGGATTGAAAGCCGACGAACTCAATCGCCTCTTGATGCAACGAGGCATCATCGGCAAATTGGATGGCAGTTGGTACTTGATGCCCAAATATGAGAATCAGGGTCTGGCTTTCGAAAAGGAGACAATGAGCAAACGCTATAACGAAGAGACGGACAAGATGGAGCTGATGCCAACCAAGTATTTGGTCTGGACGGCAAAAGGGCGAGACTTGATATTTTCACTGTTCGAGAAACAGTAA
- a CDS encoding Prophage Clp protease-like protein gives MNTEKFQNIIGEAKSGEVATIRFFGRVSEESTCQFNAEFDYLENVVRPKCIRVLINSEGGSVLHGMSTYSTIRNSKIETECIIEGLAASMGSIIWAAADRSLMRDYAILMIHNPFQPTAEDKCNTENQCDEPSDMVKAFTKQIETIYRKRFGLKAEHVRAIMSGEADKDGTFFDAASAVKAGIIPTENVIPTSKQLCDKVKAGISGVEDISQIQNLMAEITASLPTDQPIKLFEGDNTILNQTNNTNTMNSEKTTSAEYAAVAATLGLKENYEMKDVMARINALVTIEAKLKETEKSLTDAQTVIAGKEAAITNLQKDLATATTSLSTYQQKEATEKKAKIETMIEAAIEAGKISRETKADWVNMADNNLALVESTLAGIPVREQISKEIAADPANVQAAAESTKTAEEKIAEKVTQVVGENFQFKSMK, from the coding sequence ATGAACACAGAAAAATTCCAAAACATAATCGGCGAAGCGAAAAGTGGCGAAGTGGCTACGATTCGCTTTTTCGGCAGGGTCTCGGAGGAATCCACCTGCCAATTCAATGCTGAGTTCGATTATCTCGAAAATGTAGTACGCCCCAAATGTATCAGAGTGCTTATCAACTCTGAGGGCGGCTCTGTGCTTCACGGTATGAGCACATACTCCACCATCCGTAACTCCAAAATCGAAACAGAATGCATCATCGAGGGCTTGGCCGCTTCGATGGGTTCCATCATTTGGGCGGCAGCAGACCGATCCCTGATGCGGGACTATGCGATTCTGATGATTCACAATCCCTTCCAGCCCACCGCCGAAGATAAATGCAACACAGAGAACCAGTGCGATGAACCATCGGATATGGTCAAGGCATTCACCAAACAAATCGAAACCATCTACCGCAAACGCTTCGGGCTGAAAGCCGAACATGTCCGCGCCATTATGAGCGGCGAGGCGGACAAAGACGGAACATTCTTCGATGCAGCTTCGGCAGTCAAAGCAGGTATCATCCCAACAGAGAATGTAATCCCAACCTCAAAGCAACTTTGCGACAAGGTGAAGGCAGGGATCTCTGGGGTTGAAGACATCTCTCAAATCCAAAATCTGATGGCTGAAATCACAGCTTCTCTCCCCACAGATCAGCCCATTAAACTTTTTGAAGGCGATAACACTATTCTTAATCAAACAAATAATACTAACACGATGAATTCAGAAAAAACAACCTCTGCCGAATACGCTGCGGTAGCCGCAACACTCGGACTAAAAGAGAATTACGAAATGAAGGATGTGATGGCACGTATCAATGCACTGGTGACCATCGAGGCAAAACTGAAAGAGACTGAAAAATCTCTCACAGACGCACAGACGGTTATCGCAGGCAAAGAGGCTGCAATCACCAACCTTCAGAAAGACTTGGCTACCGCAACCACTTCACTCTCGACCTATCAGCAAAAAGAGGCTACCGAGAAGAAGGCAAAAATCGAAACGATGATTGAAGCTGCTATCGAGGCAGGAAAAATCAGCCGTGAGACAAAAGCCGACTGGGTAAATATGGCTGATAACAACCTTGCACTGGTTGAAAGCACCCTTGCCGGAATTCCCGTGCGTGAACAAATCTCAAAGGAAATCGCTGCTGACCCGGCTAATGTTCAAGCTGCTGCCGAGTCGACCAAAACCGCCGAAGAGAAGATAGCCGAGAAGGTTACTCAGGTGGTCGGTGAGAACTTCCAATTCAAATCAATGAAATAA
- a CDS encoding ATPase, with amino-acid sequence MVRQEDIAQVIDSQRETFLKRETGFIRQALTDIPSVESFATIITGIRRCGKSTLLLQLLRRDYQDAIYLNFDDIRLSSFKTDDFVRLHKEIIRRKIEVLFFDEIQIVENWEMYVNQLLREGYKVFITGSNASMLSVELGTHLTGRHLSMELFPFSYKEFIDFKQLPNNEDSVMSYLVSGGIPEYLKSGSPVLLNMLVDDILMRDIAVRNSVRDVMSLRQLAAYLITNIGNLLSANKLVGMFDIKSPATFLEYFSYLKDSYLLEFVPMFSHSLKVQARNPKKVYVMDMGLYTENALSTSDNMGRRLENLIFLNLRRKYKQIFYYKDRGECDFVVMDKGRVTIAVQVCLTIDSENFEREYNGLLDAMKSLDISHGYIVTHNQSDMFTADDKTIQMIPAHEFLSL; translated from the coding sequence ATGGTAAGACAAGAGGATATAGCACAAGTAATAGATTCGCAGCGAGAAACATTCTTGAAGCGCGAAACCGGATTTATACGTCAGGCATTAACTGACATCCCTTCGGTTGAATCATTCGCCACTATAATCACAGGCATACGAAGATGTGGTAAAAGTACGCTCTTACTACAACTTCTTCGCAGAGACTATCAAGATGCGATATACTTAAACTTTGACGATATACGTTTGTCAAGCTTCAAAACAGACGATTTTGTACGCCTGCACAAAGAGATAATTCGCAGAAAAATAGAGGTTCTATTCTTCGATGAGATACAGATTGTTGAAAACTGGGAAATGTATGTCAATCAACTGTTACGCGAAGGTTATAAAGTGTTTATCACAGGTTCTAATGCCTCAATGCTGAGTGTAGAACTTGGCACACATCTTACAGGTCGCCACTTATCAATGGAGTTATTCCCTTTTTCATACAAGGAGTTTATTGATTTCAAACAACTGCCAAATAATGAAGACTCAGTAATGAGTTATCTTGTTTCAGGAGGAATACCAGAGTATCTCAAAAGCGGTTCACCAGTGCTTCTTAATATGCTGGTAGATGATATACTTATGCGAGATATTGCTGTGAGAAATTCAGTTAGAGATGTTATGTCTCTACGGCAATTAGCAGCCTATCTGATAACTAATATTGGAAATTTGTTGTCTGCCAATAAGTTGGTTGGTATGTTCGACATAAAATCACCCGCAACGTTTTTAGAGTATTTTTCATACCTCAAAGACTCGTATCTTCTTGAATTTGTGCCGATGTTTAGTCATTCGCTTAAAGTGCAGGCACGTAATCCAAAGAAGGTTTATGTGATGGACATGGGTCTCTATACTGAAAATGCACTATCTACAAGCGATAATATGGGTCGCAGACTTGAAAATTTGATATTCCTAAATCTGCGCCGCAAGTATAAGCAAATATTCTACTATAAAGATCGTGGCGAGTGTGATTTTGTGGTGATGGATAAAGGACGAGTAACCATTGCTGTTCAGGTATGTCTAACTATTGACAGTGAGAATTTTGAGCGAGAATATAACGGACTCTTAGATGCTATGAAAAGTCTCGACATTAGTCACGGATATATTGTTACGCACAACCAAAGCGATATGTTTACTGCTGATGATAAAACCATACAAATGATACCAGCACACGAGTTCTTATCACTTTAA
- a CDS encoding Phage DNA modification methyltransferase, translated as MNVTFEGNSSTGKNEWLTPPDILAKLGEFDLDPCAPINRPWATANNHFTIEDDGLVQPWQGRVFCNPPYDTRLIIQFIERCIEHKNAIALTFARTETKLFQELIFRHAHSILFIKGRLSFHHVTGERGGTAGAPSCLIAFDEANSQVLKNCGIAGRIFEIQ; from the coding sequence ATGAACGTAACTTTTGAGGGAAACTCCTCCACCGGCAAGAATGAATGGTTAACTCCTCCGGATATTTTAGCTAAACTTGGAGAATTTGATTTAGACCCCTGTGCTCCTATTAATCGTCCTTGGGCAACAGCAAATAATCACTTCACTATCGAAGATGACGGCTTAGTACAGCCGTGGCAAGGACGTGTCTTTTGCAATCCACCGTATGACACTCGGCTTATTATTCAGTTTATAGAACGCTGTATCGAGCATAAGAACGCTATAGCACTCACCTTTGCCCGAACCGAAACCAAGCTCTTTCAGGAACTCATATTTCGACACGCTCATTCGATTCTCTTTATCAAAGGGCGATTGTCGTTTCATCACGTTACAGGTGAGCGTGGTGGTACTGCCGGTGCACCATCGTGCCTGATTGCTTTTGACGAGGCTAACTCGCAGGTGCTAAAAAATTGCGGTATTGCAGGAAGAATATTTGAAATACAATAA